In Castanea sativa cultivar Marrone di Chiusa Pesio chromosome 6, ASM4071231v1, a single window of DNA contains:
- the LOC142641469 gene encoding ABC transporter G family member 6-like, producing the protein MSSRIAAENFSPVRDTFPIFSPQMDRSDSSIANTSASPTLAHFLKQVGDVQKEATGDGNETPVHQVLDLSDPSIESRPLPFVLSFSNLTYSVKVRRKMSLPSLISRRRMSEPEVGDRFFTSTKTLLNDISGEARDGEILAVLGASGSGKSTLIDALANRIAKGSLKGTVTLNGETLESRLLKVISAYVMQDDLLFPMLTVEETLMFAAEFRLPRTLSKSKKKLRVQALIDQLGLRNAAKTIIGDEGHRGVSGGERRRVSIGIDIIHDPILLFLDEPTSGLDSTSAYMVVRVLQRIAQSGSIVIMSVHQPSSRILGLLDRLLFLSRGQTVYSGSPINLPQYFADFGHPIPDSENRTEFALDLIRELEGSPGGTRSLVEFNKTWQNMKKHNVAGNSEASDRHGLSMKEAISASISRGKLVSGATNNDVSPSSMVPRFANPLWIEMVVLAKRSMMNSRRMPELFGIRLGAVMVTGFILATMFWHLDESPKGVQERLGFFAFAMSTTYYTCADALPVFLQERYIFMRETAYNAYRRSSYVLSHSFVSLPSLIFLALAFSATTFWAVGLDGGLSGFLFYFLIIFASFWAGNSFVTFLSGVVPHVMLGYTIVVAILAYFLLFSGFFINRDRIPSYWIWFHYISLVKYPYEGVLQNEFSNPTRCFVKGVQIFDNTPLGSVPNAMKLKLLSSMSNTLGMELTSSTCLTTGTDILQQQGITDLSKWNCLWVTVAWGFLFRILFYFALLLGSKNKRR; encoded by the coding sequence ATGTCGTCTCGTATCGCAGCGGAGAATTTCTCGCCGGTGAGAGACACTTTTCCGATTTTCTCTCCTCAAATGGATCGCAGCGATTCCTCAATTGCCAACACCAGCGCGTCGCCCACACTCGCTCACTTCCTCAAGCAAGTCGGCGATGTTCAGAAAGAGGCCACCGGCGACGGCAACGAGACTCCGGTGCACCAGGTCCTCGATCTCAGCGACCCGAGCATCGAGTCTCGTCCGTTACCGTTCGTGCTCTCCTTCAGCAACTTGACTTACAGCGTCAAAGTCCGCCGGAAGATGAGCTTGCCGTCGCTGATCTCTCGCCGGAGAATGTCCGAGCCGGAAGTCGGGGACAGATTCTTCACTAGCACGAAGACGCTGCTCAACGACATTTCCGGCGAAGCTCGCGACGGCGAAATCCTCGCCGTGCTCGGCGCTAGCGGCTCGGGAAAATCGACTCTGATCGACGCTTTGGCGAACCGAATCGCTAAGGGAAGCTTGAAAGGAACCGTGACTCTGAACGGCGAGACTTTGGAGTCGAGGCTCTTGAAGGTGATTTCAGCTTACGTGATGCAAGACGATCTGCTATTCCCAATGCTAACCGTCGAAGAAACCCTAATGTTCGCAGCCGAGTTTCGCTTGCCTCGAACTCTCTCAAAATCCAAGAAGAAACTGCGAGTTCAGGCTTTGATCGACCAGCTAGGTCTCCGAAACGCCGCCAAGACCATCATCGGAGACGAAGGTCACCGCGGCGTTTCCGGAGGTGAGCGCCGCCGAGTTTCTATCGGTATCGATATAATTCACGATCCGATTCTCTTGTTCCTCGACGAGCCGACCTCAGGGCTCGACTCCACTAGCGCGTACATGGTGGTGAGGGTTCTACAGAGAATCGCTCAGAGTGGAAGCATTGTGATCATGTCGGTTCACCAGCCGAGTTCCCGAATTCTCGGTTTGCTCGACCGGTTGCTTTTCCTATCTCGCGGACAAACCGTTTACAGTGGCTCTCCGATTAATCTGCCGCAATATTTCGCCGATTTCGGGCACCCGATACCGGACAGTGAGAACCGGACTGAGTTCGCACTTGACCTAATTCGCGAGCTTGAAGGATCTCCTGGCGGGACTAGAAGCTTGGTGGAGTTCAACAAGACATGGCAGAACATGAAGAAGCACAACGTTGCAGGCAACTCCGAAGCTTCAGATCGACACGGTTTATCGATGAAAGAAGCAATCAGTGCAAGCATTTCACGAGGAAAATTAGTCTCAGGCGCCACAAACAACGATGTTAGTCCTTCTTCAATGGTGCCAAGGTTCGCGAACCCGTTATGGATCGAAATGGTGGTGCTGGCCAAGCGTTCGATGATGAACTCTCGTCGAATGCCGGAGCTTTTCGGTATCAGATTGGGCGCTGTGATGGTCACTGGTTTTATCTTAGCCACCATGTTTTGGCACCTCGACGAATCGCCAAAAGGCGTTCAAGAGCGATTAGGGTTTTTCGCCTTCGCCATGTCAACCACATACTACACTTGTGCCGATGCATTGCCAGTTTTTCTTCAAGAAAGGTACATTTTCATGAGGGAAACAGCTTACAACGCTTACAGAAGATCGTCCTACGTGCTTTCCCACTCATTTGTGTCATTGCCATCGTTGATTTTCCTCGCCTTGGCGTTTTCCGCCACGACGTTTTGGGCAGTAGGCCTAGACGGAGGGCTTTCCGGGTTCTTGTTCTACTTTCTGATCATTTTCGCCTCGTTCTGGGCCGGAAACTCTTTCGTCACCTTCCTATCAGGCGTTGTGCCGCACGTAATGCTCGGGTACACAATTGTGGTTGCGATCTTGGCCTATTTCCTACTCTTCAGTGGCTTTTTCATCAACCGTGATCGAATCCCGAGTTATTGGATTTGGTTCCATTATATTTCTCTGGTGAAATACCCCTATGAAGGTGTTTTACAAAACGAATTCAGTAACCCCACGAGGTGTTTTGTTAAGGGAGTTCAGATTTTCGACAACACGCCTCTTGGGTCCGTCCCAAATGCCATGAAATTGAAACTTTTGAGTAGCATGAGCAACACGCTAGGGATGGAACTCACGAGCTCAACGTGTTTGACAACGGGCACAGATATTTTGCAGCAACAAGGGATCACTGATTTGAGCAAATGGAATTGCTTGTGGGTCACTGTGGCTTGGGGATTCTTGTTCAggattttgttttactttgcCTTGTTACTGGGAAGCAAGAACAAGAGGAGGTAA